Proteins found in one Bacillus subtilis subsp. subtilis str. 168 genomic segment:
- the rbsR gene encoding ribose operon repressor (LacI family, D-ribose) (Evidence 1a: Function from experimental evidences in the studied strain; PubMedId: 11750820, 16519689; Product type r: regulator): MATIKDVAGAAGVSVATVSRNLNDNGYVHEETRTRVIAAMAKLNYYPNEVARSLYKRESRLIGLLLPDITNPFFPQLARGAEDELNREGYRLIFGNSDEELKKELEYLQTFKQNHVAGIIAATNYPDLEEYSGMNYPVVFLDRTLEGAPSVSSDGYTGVKLAAQAIIHGKSQRITLLRGPAHLPTAQDRFNGALEILKQAEVDFQVIETASFSIKDAQSMAKELFASYPATDGVIASNDIQAAAVLHEALRRGKNVPEDIQIIGYDDIPQSGLLFPPLSTIKQPAYDMGKEAAKLLLGIIKKQPLAETAIQMPVTYIGRKTTRKED; encoded by the coding sequence TTGGCTACAATTAAAGATGTCGCCGGAGCGGCGGGCGTTTCAGTTGCGACGGTTTCCCGCAACCTGAATGATAACGGCTATGTACACGAAGAAACGCGAACGCGTGTCATAGCGGCGATGGCGAAGCTGAACTATTACCCGAATGAAGTCGCCAGATCTCTATATAAAAGAGAATCCCGACTGATCGGACTTTTGCTCCCGGATATCACAAACCCTTTCTTCCCCCAGCTTGCCCGCGGTGCGGAGGATGAATTGAACCGGGAAGGCTATCGCCTTATTTTCGGCAACAGTGACGAGGAATTGAAAAAAGAACTTGAATACCTTCAAACCTTTAAGCAAAATCATGTCGCAGGCATTATTGCCGCAACGAATTACCCGGATCTCGAGGAATACAGCGGCATGAATTATCCAGTTGTTTTTCTGGACAGAACGCTTGAAGGGGCTCCTTCTGTGTCCAGTGACGGCTATACAGGAGTAAAGTTAGCCGCCCAGGCTATCATTCACGGAAAAAGCCAGCGCATTACGCTCTTGAGAGGACCCGCTCACCTGCCGACCGCTCAAGACCGATTTAACGGCGCTTTGGAAATCTTAAAGCAGGCTGAAGTTGATTTTCAGGTCATTGAGACAGCTTCATTTTCAATTAAAGATGCACAATCGATGGCGAAGGAGCTGTTTGCCTCTTATCCAGCGACAGATGGTGTGATCGCGAGTAATGATATTCAAGCCGCTGCCGTTTTACATGAAGCATTGCGGCGCGGAAAAAACGTGCCGGAGGACATTCAAATTATCGGCTATGATGACATTCCGCAAAGCGGACTTCTGTTCCCGCCACTTTCTACAATTAAACAGCCCGCATATGATATGGGGAAAGAAGCTGCCAAACTGCTTTTGGGTATCATTAAAAAACAGCCGCTGGCAGAAACGGCAATTCAAATGCCTGTCACCTATATAGGAAGAAAGACGACAAGAAAGGAAGATTAA
- the rbsK gene encoding ribokinase (Evidence 2a: Function from experimental evidences in other organisms; PubMedId: 7921236, 16978644; Product type e: enzyme) — protein MRNICVIGSCSMDLVVTSDKRPKAGETVLGTSFQTVPGGKGANQAVAAARLGAQVFMVGKVGDDHYGTAILNNLKANGVRTDYMEPVTHTESGTAHIVLAEGDNSIVVVKGANDDITPAYALNALEQIEKVDMVLIQQEIPEETVDEVCKYCHSHDIPIILNPAPARPLKQETIDHATYLTPNEHEASILFPELTISEALALYPAKLFITEGKQGVRYSAGSKEVLIPSFPVEPVDTTGAGDTFNAAFAVALAEGKDIEAALRFANRAASLSVCSFGAQGGMPTRNEVEELLS, from the coding sequence ATGCGTAATATTTGTGTGATTGGTAGCTGTTCTATGGATTTAGTGGTCACCTCGGACAAACGCCCAAAAGCCGGTGAAACGGTTCTTGGCACGTCATTTCAGACTGTGCCGGGCGGCAAAGGAGCAAATCAGGCCGTTGCCGCAGCCAGACTTGGGGCGCAAGTGTTTATGGTCGGCAAAGTTGGAGACGATCATTATGGAACAGCTATTTTGAATAATCTCAAAGCTAACGGCGTTCGCACTGATTATATGGAACCGGTTACACATACGGAAAGCGGAACCGCTCATATTGTGCTTGCTGAAGGCGACAACAGCATTGTCGTTGTCAAAGGCGCGAACGATGACATCACCCCAGCGTATGCGTTAAACGCGCTCGAACAGATTGAAAAGGTCGATATGGTGCTGATTCAGCAGGAAATCCCAGAAGAAACGGTTGATGAGGTGTGCAAATACTGCCATTCTCACGATATCCCGATCATACTAAACCCAGCACCGGCCCGCCCGCTCAAGCAGGAAACAATTGATCACGCTACCTATCTGACGCCGAATGAACACGAGGCTTCGATTTTATTCCCTGAGCTTACCATTTCCGAAGCTCTGGCGCTTTATCCGGCAAAGCTCTTTATTACGGAAGGAAAACAAGGCGTCCGCTATTCGGCTGGCAGCAAAGAGGTGCTCATCCCGTCCTTCCCTGTAGAACCCGTTGATACAACCGGAGCCGGTGATACGTTTAACGCAGCATTTGCCGTGGCCCTGGCTGAGGGAAAAGACATTGAAGCCGCATTGCGGTTTGCCAATCGTGCCGCTTCCCTTTCTGTCTGCTCCTTCGGTGCCCAAGGCGGAATGCCGACAAGAAATGAAGTAGAGGAGCTGCTGTCATGA
- the rbsD gene encoding D-ribose pyranase (Evidence 2a: Function from experimental evidences in other organisms; PubMedId: 7921236, 12738765, 21276853; Product type e: enzyme) — MKKHGILNSHLAKILADLGHTDKIVIADAGLPVPDGVLKIDLSLKPGLPAFQDTAAVLAEEMAVEKVIAAAEIKASNQENAKFLENLFSEQEIEYLSHEEFKLLTKDAKAVIRTGEFTPYANCILQAGVLF, encoded by the coding sequence ATGAAAAAACACGGTATACTGAACAGCCATCTTGCCAAGATTTTAGCCGACCTTGGCCACACTGATAAAATTGTCATCGCGGATGCCGGACTGCCGGTTCCTGACGGCGTTTTGAAAATTGATCTTTCACTGAAGCCGGGCCTTCCGGCTTTCCAAGATACAGCGGCAGTACTGGCTGAGGAAATGGCGGTCGAAAAAGTCATTGCTGCAGCTGAAATAAAAGCATCCAATCAGGAGAATGCGAAATTTCTAGAAAATCTTTTCTCTGAACAAGAGATTGAATACCTTTCTCACGAGGAGTTTAAGCTGCTGACAAAAGATGCAAAGGCAGTCATAAGAACAGGAGAATTCACACCATATGCCAACTGCATCCTGCAGGCAGGTGTACTTTTCTAG
- the rbsA gene encoding ribose ABC transporter (ATP-binding protein) (Evidence 1a: Function from experimental evidences in the studied strain; PubMedId: 7921236; Product type t : transporter), which translates to MQIEMKDIHKTFGKNQVLSGVSFQLMPGEVHALMGENGAGKSTLMNILTGLHKADKGQISINGNETYFSNPKEAEQHGIAFIHQELNIWPEMTVLENLFIGKEISSKLGVLQTRKMKALAKEQFDKLSVSLSLDQEAGECSVGQQQMIEIAKALMTNAEVIIMDEPTAALTEREISKLFEVITALKKNGVSIVYISHRMEEIFAICDRITIMRDGKTVDTTNISETDFDEVVKKMVGRELTERYPKRTPSLGDKVFEVKNASVKGSFEDVSFYVRSGEIVGVSGLMGAGRTEMMRALFGVDRLDTGEIWIAGKKTAIKNPQEAVKKGLGFITENRKDEGLLLDTSIRENIALPNLSSFSPKGLIDHKREAEFVDLLIKRLTIKTASPETHARHLSGGNQQKVVIAKWIGIGPKVLILDEPTRGVDVGAKREIYTLMNELTERGVAIIMVSSELPEILGMSDRIIVVHEGRISGEIHAREATQERIMTLATGGR; encoded by the coding sequence ATGCAGATTGAAATGAAAGACATTCATAAAACATTCGGAAAAAATCAGGTGCTGTCAGGCGTTTCCTTTCAGCTCATGCCTGGCGAGGTTCACGCATTAATGGGAGAAAACGGCGCCGGCAAGTCCACGCTTATGAACATTTTGACAGGCCTGCACAAAGCAGATAAAGGTCAAATCAGCATAAACGGAAACGAAACGTATTTTTCCAATCCGAAAGAAGCGGAACAGCATGGAATAGCCTTTATCCATCAGGAATTGAATATCTGGCCGGAAATGACCGTTCTTGAGAATCTATTTATCGGTAAAGAGATATCCTCCAAGCTGGGCGTTTTACAAACAAGAAAAATGAAAGCGCTAGCAAAAGAGCAATTTGACAAACTTTCCGTCTCTCTTTCTCTTGATCAAGAAGCCGGCGAATGTTCCGTCGGACAGCAGCAAATGATCGAAATTGCAAAAGCGCTTATGACAAATGCCGAGGTAATCATTATGGATGAACCGACCGCAGCGTTGACTGAACGTGAAATCAGCAAGCTCTTTGAGGTCATTACAGCGTTAAAAAAGAACGGCGTCTCCATTGTCTATATTTCGCATCGCATGGAAGAAATTTTTGCGATTTGCGACAGAATTACCATCATGCGTGACGGAAAAACGGTAGATACAACAAACATCTCAGAAACTGATTTTGATGAAGTCGTCAAAAAAATGGTCGGACGGGAGCTGACTGAACGATATCCAAAACGCACTCCTTCTCTCGGTGACAAAGTATTCGAGGTGAAAAATGCTTCCGTAAAAGGGAGTTTTGAGGACGTCAGCTTTTATGTGCGTTCCGGTGAGATCGTCGGTGTTTCAGGATTAATGGGAGCCGGCCGGACAGAAATGATGAGAGCGCTGTTCGGCGTTGACAGGCTGGACACGGGTGAGATATGGATCGCTGGGAAAAAAACGGCTATTAAGAACCCGCAGGAAGCCGTGAAAAAAGGTCTCGGCTTTATTACAGAGAATCGCAAGGATGAAGGGCTCCTGCTCGACACCTCGATCCGCGAAAATATTGCCCTGCCCAATCTGTCCAGCTTCTCACCAAAGGGTCTCATTGATCATAAGCGGGAGGCTGAATTTGTCGATCTGTTAATCAAGCGCCTCACTATCAAAACAGCATCACCGGAAACGCACGCACGCCATTTATCAGGAGGAAACCAGCAAAAAGTGGTGATAGCCAAGTGGATCGGCATCGGACCGAAAGTGCTTATCTTGGATGAGCCAACCAGAGGTGTGGATGTTGGCGCCAAACGAGAGATTTATACGCTGATGAATGAGCTGACCGAACGCGGTGTCGCTATCATCATGGTGTCATCAGAGCTTCCTGAAATTCTGGGAATGAGCGATCGGATTATCGTTGTCCATGAAGGCAGAATCAGCGGCGAAATCCATGCGCGAGAAGCAACACAAGAACGAATTATGACACTTGCCACGGGAGGGCGGTAA
- the rbsC gene encoding ribose ABC transporter (permease) (Evidence 1a: Function from experimental evidences in the studied strain; PubMedId: 7921236, 15849754, 16850406; Product type t: transporter), with protein sequence MKTEQLQTEQKRIHFDGVMQKLGPFLGLFILVIIVSILNPSFLEPLNILNLLRQVAINGLIAFGMTFVILTGGIDLSVGAILALSSALVAGMIVSGVDPVLAIILGCIIGAVLGMINGLLITKGKMAPFIATLATMTVFRGLTLVYTDGNPITGLGTNYGFQMFGRGYFLGIPVPAITMVLAFVILWVLLHKTPFGRRTYAIGGNEKAALISGIKVTRVKVMIYSLAGLLSALAGAILTSRLHSAQPTAGESYELDAIAAVVLGGTSLSGGRGRIVGTLIGVLIIGTLNNGLNLLGVSSFYQLVVKGIVILIAVLLDRKKSA encoded by the coding sequence ATGAAAACGGAACAACTGCAAACAGAACAAAAACGGATTCACTTCGACGGAGTCATGCAAAAACTCGGCCCGTTTCTTGGTTTATTTATTCTCGTTATCATTGTATCTATTTTAAATCCCAGCTTTCTTGAACCGCTGAATATTTTAAACCTGCTTCGCCAGGTCGCCATTAACGGATTAATCGCGTTCGGGATGACCTTTGTTATTTTGACAGGCGGCATTGATCTTTCTGTTGGCGCTATTCTTGCCCTGTCCAGTGCTTTAGTTGCGGGGATGATTGTGTCCGGTGTCGATCCGGTTCTCGCGATCATCCTTGGCTGTATCATTGGTGCCGTACTAGGCATGATCAACGGATTATTGATTACTAAAGGAAAAATGGCGCCCTTTATCGCCACGCTTGCGACCATGACTGTGTTTCGCGGACTGACGCTAGTGTATACAGATGGAAATCCGATTACCGGACTTGGCACAAACTACGGTTTTCAGATGTTCGGACGCGGTTACTTTTTAGGCATTCCTGTACCGGCAATTACGATGGTTCTTGCCTTTGTCATCCTTTGGGTGCTTCTTCATAAAACACCATTCGGACGCCGAACGTACGCTATCGGCGGCAACGAAAAAGCCGCGCTCATTTCAGGCATCAAAGTGACGCGCGTGAAAGTGATGATCTATTCTTTAGCCGGGCTTTTATCCGCTCTTGCAGGTGCCATATTGACTTCCCGCCTGCATTCGGCCCAGCCGACTGCGGGAGAATCGTACGAACTTGATGCTATCGCGGCAGTCGTCTTAGGAGGGACAAGTCTTTCCGGCGGCCGAGGACGCATTGTCGGCACGTTAATCGGGGTGCTGATCATCGGCACACTTAATAACGGACTTAATCTGCTTGGCGTCTCATCATTTTATCAGCTGGTTGTCAAAGGGATTGTTATCTTAATTGCGGTATTGTTAGACCGCAAGAAGTCAGCTTAG
- the rbsB gene encoding ribose ABC transporter (ribose-binding lipoprotein) (Evidence 1a: Function from experimental evidences in the studied strain; PubMedId: 7921236; Product type t : transporter), which produces MKKAVSVILTLSLFLLTACSLEPPQWAKPSNSGNKKEFTIGLSVSTLNNPFFVSLKKGIEKEAKKRGMKVIIVDAQNDSSKQTSDVEDLIQQGVDALLINPTDSSAISTAVESANAVGVPVVTIDRSAEQGKVETLVASDNVKGGEMAAAFIADKLGKGAKVAELEGVPGASATRERGSGFHNIADQKLQVVTKQSADFDRTKGLTVMENLLQGHPDIQAVFAHNDEMALGALEAINSSGKDILVIGFDGNKDALASIKDRKLSATVAQQPELIGKLATEAADDILHGKKVQKTISAPLKLETQK; this is translated from the coding sequence ATGAAAAAGGCTGTATCCGTCATTTTAACGTTATCATTATTTTTGTTAACCGCCTGTTCGCTTGAGCCTCCCCAATGGGCAAAGCCATCAAACTCGGGGAACAAAAAGGAATTCACCATTGGCTTGTCCGTCTCAACGCTTAATAATCCTTTTTTTGTCTCATTAAAAAAGGGTATCGAAAAAGAAGCTAAAAAACGGGGAATGAAAGTCATCATTGTTGATGCACAAAATGATTCATCGAAACAGACGAGTGACGTGGAAGATTTAATTCAGCAAGGTGTTGATGCATTATTAATCAACCCGACTGATTCTTCGGCGATCTCAACGGCAGTAGAATCTGCAAACGCAGTCGGTGTGCCCGTCGTAACAATCGATCGATCTGCGGAACAAGGAAAAGTTGAAACCCTCGTTGCTTCCGATAATGTAAAAGGCGGTGAAATGGCCGCGGCGTTTATTGCCGACAAACTTGGAAAAGGAGCAAAGGTGGCAGAGCTTGAAGGCGTCCCCGGCGCATCTGCCACACGGGAACGCGGCTCAGGATTCCATAACATCGCAGACCAAAAGCTCCAAGTTGTCACAAAACAATCAGCTGACTTTGACCGCACGAAAGGCCTGACTGTCATGGAAAACCTGCTGCAGGGACATCCTGATATCCAAGCTGTTTTTGCTCACAACGATGAAATGGCGCTCGGTGCTCTCGAGGCAATTAACAGCTCGGGGAAAGACATATTGGTGATCGGTTTTGACGGCAATAAAGATGCGCTCGCTTCCATTAAAGACAGAAAGCTGTCAGCCACCGTCGCTCAGCAGCCTGAATTAATCGGTAAATTGGCTACAGAAGCAGCAGATGATATTTTGCACGGGAAAAAAGTGCAAAAAACAATATCCGCGCCTCTCAAACTAGAAACACAAAAATAA
- the ywsB gene encoding putative cell wall binding enzyme (Evidence 3: Putative function from multiple computational evidences; PubMedId: 15187182; Product type e: enzyme), whose protein sequence is MNKPTKLFSTLALAAGMTAAAAGGAGTIHAQQPETTVSIDDLYSYPIDSYLVSAEALNVRTKPSASSQKADTLHLGDSLKLISFSNADWAKVKYKNGKTGFVSTHYIVKAATTVKTKTKTKVYTSADGKSIKTLPADTSVSFLGWSKTNKGGFDFDWVFVDYGGTTGYMKTKDLHMTK, encoded by the coding sequence ATGAACAAACCAACAAAACTATTTTCAACATTAGCACTTGCGGCTGGAATGACTGCGGCGGCTGCTGGCGGCGCTGGCACGATCCATGCTCAACAGCCAGAAACAACGGTAAGCATTGATGATTTATACAGTTATCCGATTGATTCTTATTTGGTATCAGCAGAGGCTCTAAATGTCAGAACGAAGCCTTCCGCATCAAGCCAGAAAGCCGATACGCTGCACTTAGGAGATAGCCTAAAGCTGATTTCCTTCTCAAATGCTGACTGGGCAAAGGTTAAGTATAAAAATGGAAAAACAGGATTTGTATCCACTCATTACATTGTTAAAGCAGCGACAACGGTAAAAACCAAAACAAAAACAAAAGTGTATACATCCGCTGACGGAAAGAGCATTAAGACTCTTCCAGCAGACACAAGCGTTTCTTTTTTAGGCTGGAGTAAAACGAATAAAGGCGGTTTTGATTTTGATTGGGTATTCGTTGATTACGGCGGTACGACAGGTTATATGAAAACAAAGGATTTACACATGACAAAATAA
- the ywsA gene encoding hypothetical protein (Evidence 4: Unknown function but conserved in other organisms; PubMedId: 11782522) translates to MDQFEAAYESYKARQTTADQENVPSGKEEIIAVRRNEEDNIIAVKTNTGRELDYPTALSEAKSGKLAHVDVFHKYGRDILRSEPDGIKENNLSELPDF, encoded by the coding sequence ATGGATCAATTTGAAGCAGCATATGAATCGTATAAAGCCCGGCAAACAACTGCCGATCAAGAAAATGTTCCATCTGGAAAAGAAGAAATTATTGCGGTTAGAAGAAATGAGGAAGACAATATTATCGCAGTGAAAACCAATACAGGAAGAGAGCTCGACTACCCTACTGCGCTGTCAGAAGCAAAATCAGGAAAACTCGCTCATGTTGATGTCTTCCATAAATACGGGCGTGACATTTTGCGAAGTGAACCGGACGGCATCAAGGAAAATAACCTGTCTGAGCTGCCGGATTTTTAA
- the ywrO gene encoding nitroreductase (unknown substrate) (Evidence 1b: Function from experimental evidences in the studied species; PubMedId: 11782522, 14697229, 17768344; Product type e: enzyme) produces the protein MKILVLAVHPHMETSVVNKAWAEELSKHDNITVRDLYKEYPDEAIDVAKEQQLCEEYDRIVFQFPLYWYSSPPLLKKWQDLVLTYGWAFGSEGNALHGKELMLAVSTGSEAEKYQAGGANHYSISELLKPFQATSNLIGMKYLPPYVFYGVNYAAAEDISHSAKRLAEYIQQPFV, from the coding sequence ATGAAAATATTGGTTTTGGCAGTGCATCCTCATATGGAGACCTCAGTTGTTAATAAGGCGTGGGCTGAGGAATTGAGTAAACATGACAATATCACAGTACGGGATCTTTATAAGGAATACCCGGATGAAGCGATAGATGTTGCGAAGGAACAGCAGCTGTGCGAGGAATACGATCGGATTGTCTTTCAATTCCCGCTATATTGGTACAGCTCTCCGCCGCTCTTGAAAAAATGGCAGGATCTTGTGCTGACTTATGGCTGGGCTTTTGGTTCAGAAGGAAATGCCTTGCATGGCAAGGAGCTGATGCTGGCTGTATCAACAGGGAGCGAAGCGGAAAAATATCAAGCGGGCGGAGCAAATCATTACTCGATCAGTGAGCTATTGAAACCATTTCAGGCCACGAGTAATCTGATCGGCATGAAGTATCTGCCTCCATATGTGTTCTATGGCGTGAATTATGCAGCTGCAGAGGATATTTCTCACAGTGCAAAACGGTTAGCCGAATACATCCAGCAGCCTTTTGTTTAA
- the alsD gene encoding alpha-acetolactate decarboxylase (Evidence 1a: Function from experimental evidences in the studied strain; PubMedId: 7685336, 10972805, 12363365, 17183216, 21531833, 26454865; Product type e : enzyme): MKRESNIQVLSRGQKDQPVSQIYQVSTMTSLLDGVYDGDFELSEIPKYGDFGIGTFNKLDGELIGFDGEFYRLRSDGTATPVQNGDRSPFCSFTFFTPDMTHKIDAKMTREDFEKEINSMLPSRNLFYAIRIDGLFKKVQTRTVELQEKPYVPMVEAVKTQPIFNFDNVRGTIVGFLTPAYANGIAVSGYHLHFIDEGRNSGGHVFDYVLEDCTVTISQKMNMNLRLPNTADFFNANLDNPDFAKDIETTEGSPE; encoded by the coding sequence ATGAAACGAGAAAGCAACATTCAAGTGCTCAGCCGTGGTCAAAAAGATCAGCCTGTGAGCCAGATTTATCAAGTATCAACAATGACTTCTCTATTAGACGGAGTATATGACGGAGATTTTGAACTGTCAGAGATTCCGAAATATGGAGACTTCGGTATCGGAACCTTTAACAAGCTTGACGGAGAGCTGATTGGGTTTGACGGCGAATTTTACCGTCTTCGCTCAGACGGAACCGCGACACCGGTCCAAAATGGAGACCGTTCACCGTTCTGTTCATTTACGTTCTTTACACCGGACATGACGCACAAAATTGATGCGAAAATGACACGCGAAGACTTTGAAAAAGAGATCAACAGCATGCTGCCAAGCAGAAACTTATTTTATGCAATTCGCATTGACGGATTGTTTAAAAAGGTGCAGACAAGAACAGTAGAACTTCAAGAAAAACCTTACGTGCCAATGGTTGAAGCGGTCAAAACACAGCCGATTTTCAACTTCGACAACGTGAGAGGAACGATTGTAGGTTTCTTGACACCAGCTTATGCAAACGGAATCGCCGTTTCTGGCTATCACCTGCACTTCATTGACGAAGGACGCAATTCAGGCGGACACGTTTTTGACTATGTGCTTGAGGATTGCACGGTTACGATTTCTCAAAAAATGAACATGAATCTCAGACTTCCGAACACAGCGGATTTCTTTAATGCGAATCTGGATAACCCTGATTTTGCGAAAGATATCGAAACAACTGAAGGAAGCCCTGAATAA
- the alsS gene encoding alpha-acetolactate synthase (Evidence 1a: Function from experimental evidences in the studied strain; PubMedId: 10972805, 12363365, 17183216, 7685336, 25393087, 25355936; Product type e : enzyme), translating into MTKATKEQKSLVKNRGAELVVDCLVEQGVTHVFGIPGAKIDAVFDALQDKGPEIIVARHEQNAAFMAQAVGRLTGKPGVVLVTSGPGASNLATGLLTANTEGDPVVALAGNVIRADRLKRTHQSLDNAALFQPITKYSVEVQDVKNIPEAVTNAFRIASAGQAGAAFVSFPQDVVNEVTNTKNVRAVAAPKLGPAADDAISAAIAKIQTAKLPVVLVGMKGGRPEAIKAVRKLLKKVQLPFVETYQAAGTLSRDLEDQYFGRIGLFRNQPGDLLLEQADVVLTIGYDPIEYDPKFWNINGDRTIIHLDEIIADIDHAYQPDLELIGDIPSTINHIEHDAVKVEFAEREQKILSDLKQYMHEGEQVPADWKSDRAHPLEIVKELRNAVDDHVTVTCDIGSHAIWMSRYFRSYEPLTLMISNGMQTLGVALPWAIGASLVKPGEKVVSVSGDGGFLFSAMELETAVRLKAPIVHIVWNDSTYDMVAFQQLKKYNRTSAVDFGNIDIVKYAESFGATGLRVESPDQLADVLRQGMNAEGPVIIDVPVDYSDNINLASDKLPKEFGELMKTKAL; encoded by the coding sequence TTGACAAAAGCAACAAAAGAACAAAAATCCCTTGTGAAAAACAGAGGGGCGGAGCTTGTTGTTGATTGCTTAGTGGAGCAAGGTGTCACACATGTATTTGGCATTCCAGGTGCAAAAATTGATGCGGTATTTGACGCTTTACAAGATAAAGGACCTGAAATTATCGTTGCCCGGCACGAACAAAACGCAGCATTCATGGCCCAAGCAGTCGGCCGTTTAACTGGAAAACCGGGAGTCGTGTTAGTCACATCAGGACCGGGTGCCTCTAACTTGGCAACAGGCCTGCTGACAGCGAACACTGAAGGAGACCCTGTCGTTGCGCTTGCTGGAAACGTGATCCGTGCAGATCGTTTAAAACGGACACATCAATCTTTGGATAATGCGGCGCTATTCCAGCCGATTACAAAATACAGTGTAGAAGTTCAAGATGTAAAAAATATACCGGAAGCTGTTACAAATGCATTTAGGATAGCGTCAGCAGGGCAGGCTGGGGCCGCTTTTGTGAGCTTTCCGCAAGATGTTGTGAATGAAGTCACAAATACGAAAAACGTGCGTGCTGTTGCAGCGCCAAAACTCGGTCCTGCAGCAGATGATGCAATCAGTGCGGCCATAGCAAAAATCCAAACAGCAAAACTTCCTGTCGTTTTGGTCGGCATGAAAGGCGGAAGACCGGAAGCAATTAAAGCGGTTCGCAAGCTTTTGAAAAAGGTTCAGCTTCCATTTGTTGAAACATATCAAGCTGCCGGTACCCTTTCTAGAGATTTAGAGGATCAATATTTTGGCCGTATCGGTTTGTTCCGCAACCAGCCTGGCGATTTACTGCTAGAGCAGGCAGATGTTGTTCTGACGATCGGCTATGACCCGATTGAATATGATCCGAAATTCTGGAATATCAATGGAGACCGGACAATTATCCATTTAGACGAGATTATCGCTGACATTGATCATGCTTACCAGCCTGATCTTGAATTGATCGGTGACATTCCGTCCACGATCAATCATATCGAACACGATGCTGTGAAAGTGGAATTTGCAGAGCGTGAGCAGAAAATCCTTTCTGATTTAAAACAATATATGCATGAAGGTGAGCAGGTGCCTGCAGATTGGAAATCAGACAGAGCGCACCCTCTTGAAATCGTTAAAGAGTTGCGTAATGCAGTCGATGATCATGTTACAGTAACTTGCGATATCGGTTCGCACGCCATTTGGATGTCACGTTATTTCCGCAGCTACGAGCCGTTAACATTAATGATCAGTAACGGTATGCAAACACTCGGCGTTGCGCTTCCTTGGGCAATCGGCGCTTCATTGGTGAAACCGGGAGAAAAAGTGGTTTCTGTCTCTGGTGACGGCGGTTTCTTATTCTCAGCAATGGAATTAGAGACAGCAGTTCGACTAAAAGCACCAATTGTACACATTGTATGGAACGACAGCACATATGACATGGTTGCATTCCAGCAATTGAAAAAATATAACCGTACATCTGCGGTCGATTTCGGAAATATCGATATCGTGAAATATGCGGAAAGCTTCGGAGCAACTGGCTTGCGCGTAGAATCACCAGACCAGCTGGCAGATGTTCTGCGTCAAGGCATGAACGCTGAAGGTCCTGTCATCATCGATGTCCCGGTTGACTACAGTGATAACATTAATTTAGCAAGTGACAAGCTTCCGAAAGAATTCGGGGAACTCATGAAAACGAAAGCTCTCTAG